A genomic segment from Oncorhynchus keta strain PuntledgeMale-10-30-2019 chromosome 9, Oket_V2, whole genome shotgun sequence encodes:
- the LOC118387293 gene encoding zinc finger protein OZF-like, which produces MSKLQLLNEVLDEKLAAVPLEISVVVKTTIAEYQGEISRLKRAVARLRRLLDLVFKPEIKLQRLADLQQLTLTEEVIPEQSHCEQEWSPGLGPVESDTEESMWDSFNIITVENRTESDGESHNRESESTSDYEPPSEVSPDSDNSENGNVESGIPLSGLKPLKSKRGRGRPRKGTSELPDLKCDMCGKCFTAARSLKRHQLNLHSEERLTGQPKKKNCEFPDLKCDVCGKCFEKARNLQRHRQYRHSEERRHMCDTCGKCFIRKDHMTQHMKLHTEEKKHCCTECGKCFLHKSILKNHMGTHTGEAFKCDVCGKCMTTAGGLKVHQKNHTEKSHQCKECDKAYTFKGDLIKHVRIHTGEKPFQCKECGKCFSDKGSLPKHMMTHTEEKPHRCNECGKCFSLKGSLTAHLKIHTGEGVQCHLCGTHLKLKSSLKRHLRTHRRNSPNE; this is translated from the exons ATGTCTAAACTACAGCTACTTAATGAGGTTCTCGATGAAAAATTAGCTGCAGTTCCCCTGGAGATATCCGTAGTAGTTAAAACAACGATAGCAGAGTACCAGGGAGAAATCTCCCGTTTGAAGCGGGCGGTTGCACGTCTACGAAGACTGCTGGATTTGGTTTTCAAACCAGAGATAAAATTGCAAAGATTAGCAG ACCTCCAGCAGCTCACTCTCACTGAAGAGGTTATTCCTGAGCAGAGTCACTGTGAGCAGGAATGGAGCCCTGGTCTGGGGCCGGTGGAGTCGGATACCGAAGAGTCTATGTGGGACTCTTTCAACATCATAACTGTGGAGAACCGAACAGAATCTGATGGCGAGAGCCACAACAGAGAATCTGAATCAACCAGTGACTATGAGCCCCCCTCTGAAGTAAGTCCAGACAGTGACAACAGTGAAAATGGAAACGTGGAGAGTGGAATACCACTGTCAGGATTAAAGCCTCTCAAatcaaagagaggaagaggacggCCAAGGAAAGGAACCAGTGAGTTGCCTGATCTGAAATGTGACATGTGCGGGAAATGCTTTACAGCAGCACGTAGTCTGAAAAGGCATCAGCTAAATCTGCACAGCGAAGAGAGACTAACAGGACAGCCAAAGAAAAAAAACTGTGAGTTTCCTGATCTGAAATGTGATGTGTGTGGAAAATGCTTTGAGAAAGCACGTAATCTGCAACGGCATCGGCAATATCGGCACAGTGAGGAGAGACGACACATGTGCGACACTTGTGGGAAATGTTTCATCCGGAAGGACCATATGACCCAGCACATGAAGCTTCACACAGAGGAGAAAAAACACTGCTGCACTGAATGTGGCAAATGTTTCCTTCACAAGTCCATCCTGAAAAATCATATGGGTACTCATACAGGGGAGGCTTTTAAATGTGATGTGTGTGGAAAATGCATGACGACTGCAGGTGGTCTGAAAGTGCATCAGAAAAATCACACTGAGAAATCGCATCAGTGCAAAGAATGTGACAAAGCCTACACCTTTAAGGGAGACCTGATAAAGCATGTGAGGATTCACACTGGGGAGAAACCGTTTCAATGCAAAGAATGTGGCAAATGCTTCAGCGACAAGGGAAGCCTTCCAAAGCATATGATGACTCACACAGAGGAGAAACCACATCGCTGTAACGAATGTGGCAAATGCTTCAGTCTGAAGGGAAGCCTGACAGCGCATTTGAAGATTCATACAGGGGAGGGAGTTCAATGTCATTTGTGTGGAACTCACTTGAAGTTAAAATCAAGTCTAAAAAGACATCTGCGAACTCATAGAAGGAATAGCCCTAATGAATGA